One window from the genome of Motilibacter aurantiacus encodes:
- a CDS encoding L,D-transpeptidase → MSCTSTGVPRARRVLQLVATVSALALVPALASCDSGNSEAIAAVSGSTPSASASASAAQIVVSPTGGARGVGLDSDVVLTVTGGALRGVVVTDADGDRVPGALAADGKTWEPEEPLEPATRYTVRTTARDTEGRVAARTTRFTTVRPSEVLDTAISPLTGSTVGVGMPIVVRLNADVPDAQKAAVEKGLTVTSSKSAPGAWSWMSDREVHYRPKVFWPSNTKVTLAVALNGIAAEDGAWGTSESDREIKFSVGASMISTVDVSKHRMVVRRNGKVWATIPVTTGKGGFLTRGGTKVISEKYEMKVMDAATTGISQGDPEYYRLDVPFAMRVTNSGEFVHAAPWSTGSQGSANVSHGCVGMSMSDAKRLFDNSLVGDVVKVVGSSRELEPGNGWTDWNVSWKDWLEGSALA, encoded by the coding sequence GTGTCCTGCACGTCCACGGGGGTGCCGCGCGCGCGGCGCGTCCTCCAGCTCGTCGCAACCGTCAGCGCGCTCGCCCTCGTGCCGGCGCTCGCCTCGTGCGACTCGGGCAACTCCGAGGCGATCGCCGCGGTCTCCGGCAGCACGCCCAGCGCGTCGGCGTCGGCCTCGGCCGCGCAGATCGTCGTCAGCCCCACCGGCGGTGCCCGCGGCGTCGGCCTGGACTCCGACGTGGTCCTCACGGTGACCGGGGGTGCCCTGCGCGGGGTCGTGGTCACCGACGCGGACGGCGACCGGGTCCCCGGAGCGCTGGCCGCGGACGGCAAGACCTGGGAGCCGGAGGAGCCGCTCGAGCCGGCGACGCGCTACACCGTCAGGACCACGGCTCGCGACACCGAGGGCCGCGTCGCCGCCAGGACGACGCGGTTCACGACCGTGCGGCCGTCCGAGGTGCTCGACACCGCCATCTCCCCGCTGACCGGCAGCACGGTCGGGGTCGGCATGCCGATCGTCGTGCGGCTCAACGCCGACGTGCCGGACGCGCAGAAGGCCGCGGTGGAGAAGGGCCTCACGGTGACCTCGAGCAAGTCCGCCCCGGGCGCGTGGAGCTGGATGAGCGACCGCGAGGTGCACTACCGCCCGAAGGTCTTCTGGCCGTCGAACACCAAGGTCACCCTTGCGGTGGCCCTCAACGGCATCGCCGCCGAGGACGGGGCCTGGGGGACCAGCGAGTCCGACCGGGAGATCAAGTTCTCGGTCGGGGCGTCGATGATCAGCACCGTCGACGTGAGCAAGCACCGCATGGTCGTGCGCCGCAACGGCAAGGTCTGGGCGACCATCCCCGTGACGACGGGCAAGGGCGGCTTCCTCACCCGCGGCGGGACCAAGGTCATCAGCGAGAAGTACGAGATGAAGGTCATGGACGCCGCGACGACCGGCATCTCGCAGGGCGACCCGGAGTACTACCGACTGGACGTCCCTTTCGCGATGCGGGTGACCAACTCCGGGGAGTTCGTCCACGCCGCGCCGTGGTCGACCGGCTCGCAGGGGTCCGCCAACGTCAGCCACGGCTGCGTGGGAATGAGCATGTCCGACGCCAAGCGGCTGTTCGACAACTCGCTCGTCGGGGACGTCGTGAAGGTCGTGGGCTCCTCGCGCGAGCTCGAGCCGGGCAACGGGTGGACCGACTGGAACGTCTCCTGGAAGGACTGGCTCGAGGGCAGCGCCCTCGCCTGA
- a CDS encoding cytochrome c oxidase subunit 4 produces the protein MKVEGWLFASGVIFFGAIAIIYGVVIQEPVGTTALAFTAGLSLLVGFYTLFTARRIGLRPEDRKDAEIAESAGEIGFFSPTSWWPLAVASGAALVTLGLVFGWWLVGLGAAALIMAVIGMVFEYYRGEHSH, from the coding sequence ATGAAGGTCGAGGGCTGGCTGTTCGCGTCCGGCGTCATCTTCTTCGGCGCGATCGCGATCATCTACGGCGTCGTCATCCAGGAGCCCGTCGGGACGACGGCCCTCGCGTTCACCGCCGGGCTGAGCCTGCTGGTCGGCTTCTACACGCTGTTCACCGCTCGGCGCATCGGGCTGCGGCCCGAGGACCGCAAGGACGCCGAGATCGCCGAGAGCGCGGGGGAGATCGGGTTCTTCAGCCCCACCAGCTGGTGGCCGCTCGCGGTCGCCTCCGGCGCTGCCCTCGTGACGCTCGGGCTGGTGTTCGGCTGGTGGCTCGTCGGCCTCGGTGCGGCTGCGCTCATCATGGCCGTGATCGGCATGGTCTTCGAGTACTACCGCGGAGAGCACTCGCACTGA
- the ctaD gene encoding aa3-type cytochrome oxidase subunit I, whose translation MTAIQNPEVLNESAIPRGKSKGRILVSWLTSTDHKVIGYMYLITSFAFFLVGGILALVIRAELARPGLDFVSEEQYNQLFTMHGVIMLLFFATPTFVGFGNIIMPLQIGTADVAFPRLNMLGYYLFLFGGLIAAAGFFTPEGAADFGWYMYTPLSTIYSPSVGADLAVAGVILSGFSTILAGVNFITTIFCMRAPGMTMFRMPIFTWNILLTSVLVLLAFPVFTAALFGLFTDRNFGTHIFDPANGGAILYQHLFWFFGHPEVYIIALPFFGIVSEIIPVFSRKPIFGYKGLVFATIAIAGLSATVWAHHMYPTGAVSLPFFSLMTFLIAVPTGVKFFNWVGTMWRGSITFETPMLWCIGFLVTFLFGGLTGMILASPPLDFQANDSYFVVAHFHYVVFGTVVFATFAGFYFWWPKFTGRMLDERLGKLHFWLLFIGFHLTFLVQHWLGAEGMPRRYADYLAADGFTTLNTVSSIGAFLLGASMLPFLYNVWKTSKSGRRVTVDDPWGYSNSLEWATSCPPPRHNFLELPRIRSERPAFDLHHPEVPRVDTPTPGKTLLDQIAGEPDLEDRR comes from the coding sequence ATGACAGCGATCCAGAACCCCGAGGTGCTCAACGAGAGCGCCATTCCCCGGGGGAAGTCGAAGGGCCGCATCCTGGTCTCGTGGCTGACGTCCACGGACCACAAGGTCATCGGCTACATGTACCTCATCACGTCGTTCGCGTTCTTCCTGGTCGGCGGCATCCTGGCGCTCGTCATCCGGGCCGAGCTGGCGCGGCCGGGGCTCGACTTCGTCAGTGAGGAGCAGTACAACCAGCTCTTCACGATGCATGGCGTCATCATGCTGCTCTTCTTCGCGACGCCGACGTTCGTGGGTTTCGGCAACATCATCATGCCGCTGCAGATCGGCACGGCTGACGTGGCGTTCCCGCGGCTGAACATGCTGGGCTACTACCTGTTCCTGTTCGGTGGCCTCATCGCCGCAGCGGGGTTCTTCACGCCGGAGGGCGCGGCCGACTTCGGGTGGTACATGTACACACCGCTGTCGACGATCTACTCACCGAGCGTGGGAGCTGACCTCGCCGTCGCCGGCGTCATCCTCTCCGGCTTCTCGACGATCCTTGCGGGCGTCAACTTCATCACCACGATCTTCTGCATGCGCGCCCCGGGCATGACGATGTTCCGCATGCCGATCTTCACCTGGAACATCCTGCTCACGAGCGTGCTCGTGCTGCTCGCCTTCCCGGTGTTCACCGCGGCGCTGTTCGGCCTGTTCACCGACCGCAACTTCGGGACGCACATCTTCGACCCGGCCAACGGCGGGGCGATCCTCTACCAGCACCTGTTCTGGTTCTTCGGCCATCCCGAGGTCTACATCATCGCGCTGCCGTTCTTCGGGATCGTCAGCGAGATCATCCCGGTCTTCAGTCGAAAGCCGATCTTCGGCTACAAGGGCCTGGTCTTCGCCACGATCGCCATCGCGGGGCTGTCGGCGACGGTCTGGGCGCACCACATGTATCCGACCGGAGCGGTCTCACTGCCGTTCTTCTCCCTGATGACGTTCCTCATCGCCGTGCCCACCGGCGTGAAGTTCTTCAACTGGGTCGGCACCATGTGGCGCGGGTCGATCACCTTCGAGACCCCGATGCTCTGGTGCATCGGCTTCCTGGTGACCTTCCTCTTCGGTGGCCTCACGGGCATGATCCTCGCCTCGCCGCCGCTGGACTTCCAGGCGAACGACTCGTACTTCGTCGTGGCGCACTTCCACTACGTGGTGTTCGGCACGGTCGTGTTCGCCACCTTCGCCGGCTTCTACTTCTGGTGGCCGAAGTTCACCGGACGGATGCTGGACGAGCGGCTCGGCAAGCTGCACTTCTGGCTGCTGTTCATCGGCTTTCACCTCACCTTCCTGGTCCAGCACTGGCTGGGGGCCGAGGGCATGCCGCGCCGCTACGCCGACTACCTCGCTGCGGACGGGTTCACCACGCTCAACACGGTGTCCTCCATCGGAGCGTTCCTGCTCGGCGCCTCGATGCTCCCGTTCCTCTACAACGTGTGGAAGACGTCCAAGAGCGGGCGCCGCGTCACGGTCGACGACCCGTGGGGCTACAGCAACAGCCTCGAGTGGGCCACCTCGTGCCCGCCGCCGCGGCACAACTTCCTCGAGCTGCCGCGCATCCGCTCCGAGCGGCCGGCGTTCGACCTGCACCACCCGGAGGTGCCGCGCGTCGACACCCCGACGCCCGGCAAGACGCTGCTCGACCAGATCGCTGGGGAGCCGGACCTGGAGGACCGCCGATGA
- the ctaC gene encoding aa3-type cytochrome oxidase subunit II: protein MLFTLAPLVLSGCSSELNDQWARGGLPEGVTDHSQRIETLWQGAWAAAFITGAIMWALILGACVVYRRKATDTGLPPQVRYNLPVEVLYTTLPIVMVLVYFYFTARDQNEITEVNNDAAVNVSVVGKRWSWDFNYLDAGVFESGTPGEPPTLYLPVGEKVHFDVVARDVIHAFWVPQFLYKMDMIPGRVNSFELTPTKTGIYAGKCAELCGTYHARMLFNVAVVEREEYDRHLEELRAAGNVGDLTGVSGPEQPRSDDSLTIDPETDETESE, encoded by the coding sequence ATGCTCTTCACGCTCGCGCCCCTGGTGCTGAGCGGCTGCTCCTCCGAGCTCAACGACCAGTGGGCCCGGGGTGGCCTGCCCGAAGGCGTCACCGACCACTCCCAGCGCATCGAGACGCTCTGGCAGGGCGCCTGGGCAGCGGCGTTCATCACCGGCGCGATCATGTGGGCGCTGATCCTCGGCGCCTGCGTCGTCTACCGCCGCAAGGCGACGGACACCGGGCTGCCGCCGCAGGTGCGCTACAACCTGCCGGTCGAGGTGCTCTACACGACGCTCCCGATCGTCATGGTCCTCGTCTACTTCTACTTCACCGCGCGCGACCAGAACGAGATCACCGAGGTCAACAACGACGCGGCGGTCAACGTCAGCGTCGTCGGCAAGCGGTGGAGCTGGGACTTCAACTACCTCGACGCCGGCGTCTTCGAGAGCGGGACCCCGGGGGAGCCGCCGACGCTCTACCTGCCGGTGGGGGAGAAGGTCCACTTCGACGTGGTGGCGCGTGACGTCATCCACGCGTTCTGGGTGCCGCAGTTCCTCTACAAGATGGACATGATCCCCGGCCGGGTCAACAGCTTCGAGCTGACGCCCACCAAGACCGGCATCTACGCCGGCAAGTGCGCCGAGCTCTGCGGCACGTACCACGCGCGGATGCTCTTCAACGTCGCCGTGGTCGAGCGCGAGGAGTACGACCGGCACCTCGAGGAGCTGCGCGCGGCGGGCAACGTCGGCGACCTGACCGGCGTGAGCGGGCCCGAGCAGCCGCGGTCCGACGACAGCCTGACGATCGACCCTGAGACCGACGAGACGGAATCGGAATGA
- a CDS encoding cysteine desulfurase family protein, with the protein MAGARAYLDAAAGEPLAPVAREALLAALDDGWADPRRLYAEGRRAALLLDAARASVAAVLGAQPDEVSFTGSGTAAVHLGVLGGLARRPGSPGGAYGRLVTSAVEHSAVLSAGAHAERGGGEVATIAVDRQGRVALGAFTDAVREPGTSLAALQSANQEVGTVQPVAAAHAACAEAGVPLLVDAAQTVGRMPVPPWDLLTASAHKWGGPPGVGVLAVRRAVRWRAPLPVDEAEGGRVPGALDLPAVLAAATALEAAVAGAAAEAARQRALVARLREELARRVPDVEVVGDPDDRLPHVLTFSCLFVDGEALVTELDRLGVSVGSGSACTASTLRPSHVLAAMGVLTHGNVRVSLPRGVRAADVERLLDVLPGVVQGLRERAGVAGL; encoded by the coding sequence ATGGCGGGAGCGCGGGCGTACCTCGACGCGGCTGCCGGCGAGCCACTCGCGCCCGTCGCGCGGGAGGCCCTGCTCGCGGCGCTCGACGACGGGTGGGCCGACCCCCGCCGCCTGTACGCCGAGGGCCGGCGGGCCGCGCTGCTGCTCGACGCGGCCCGCGCGTCCGTGGCGGCCGTCCTGGGCGCGCAGCCGGACGAGGTGTCCTTCACCGGGTCGGGCACCGCCGCCGTCCACCTCGGCGTCCTCGGCGGGCTGGCCAGGCGCCCCGGCAGCCCGGGCGGGGCGTACGGCCGGCTGGTCACGAGCGCCGTGGAGCACTCGGCCGTGCTGTCGGCGGGGGCGCACGCGGAGCGCGGCGGCGGCGAGGTCGCGACGATCGCGGTGGACCGCCAGGGCCGGGTGGCGCTGGGCGCCTTCACGGACGCGGTCCGGGAGCCCGGCACGTCCCTCGCAGCCCTCCAGTCGGCCAACCAGGAGGTCGGGACGGTGCAGCCGGTGGCGGCGGCGCACGCGGCCTGCGCCGAGGCCGGGGTCCCGCTGCTGGTCGACGCCGCTCAGACCGTCGGGCGCATGCCCGTGCCGCCCTGGGACCTGCTGACGGCCAGCGCGCACAAGTGGGGTGGCCCGCCGGGGGTCGGCGTCCTCGCCGTGCGCCGCGCCGTCCGCTGGCGTGCCCCGCTGCCGGTGGACGAGGCGGAGGGTGGCCGGGTGCCCGGCGCGCTCGACCTGCCCGCCGTCCTCGCCGCCGCGACGGCGCTGGAGGCAGCCGTTGCGGGCGCCGCGGCCGAGGCAGCGCGGCAGCGCGCGCTGGTGGCCCGGCTGCGCGAAGAGCTGGCGCGGCGGGTCCCGGACGTCGAGGTCGTGGGCGATCCCGACGACCGCCTCCCCCACGTGCTGACCTTCTCCTGCCTCTTCGTCGACGGGGAGGCACTGGTCACCGAGCTGGACCGGCTCGGGGTCTCGGTCGGCTCGGGCTCGGCGTGCACCGCCAGCACGCTGCGGCCGAGCCACGTGCTCGCCGCGATGGGCGTCCTCACCCACGGCAACGTCCGGGTCTCCCTCCCCCGCGGGGTGCGGGCGGCGGACGTCGAGCGGCTGCTGGACGTGCTGCCGGGCGTCGTGCAGGGCCTGCGTGAGCGTGCGGGGGTGGCGGGGCTGTGA
- a CDS encoding sulfurtransferase TusA family protein, protein MSEEALGLEVDALGRRCPLPVIELARHVGDVEVGGLVAVLADDEAARVDVPAWCRLRGHEYAGERPRERGAAYVVRRLH, encoded by the coding sequence GTGAGCGAGGAGGCGCTGGGCCTCGAGGTGGACGCGCTCGGGCGCCGCTGCCCGCTGCCGGTCATCGAGCTCGCTCGCCACGTCGGCGACGTGGAGGTGGGCGGGCTGGTCGCCGTCCTGGCCGACGACGAGGCGGCCCGCGTCGACGTGCCGGCCTGGTGCCGCCTGCGCGGCCACGAGTACGCCGGCGAGCGGCCGCGCGAGCGCGGCGCGGCGTACGTCGTCCGCCGGCTGCACTGA
- the aat gene encoding leucyl/phenylalanyl-tRNA--protein transferase, with amino-acid sequence MPVEPPPTRWALPRAGAPLLGEVAGVGADLEPGTLLAAYRSGIFPMRLDGVHGPLAWWSPGPRGILPLDGLQVSRSLRRSLRRYTVTVDTAFADVVAACADPRRDGAWIDDEIRAGYQRLHELGWAHSVEAWEGGELVGGLYGVAIGGLFAGESMFHRAVDASKVALVSLVRMLGEDGVPRLLDVQWSTPHLASLGVVEVSRRRYLRLLRAALELPLPTAFDDGRR; translated from the coding sequence GTGCCCGTCGAGCCGCCGCCCACGCGCTGGGCGCTCCCGCGCGCCGGGGCGCCCCTGCTCGGGGAGGTCGCCGGGGTGGGAGCCGACCTCGAGCCCGGGACGCTGCTCGCCGCGTACCGCAGCGGGATCTTCCCGATGCGGCTGGACGGCGTGCACGGCCCGCTGGCCTGGTGGTCGCCGGGTCCGCGCGGCATCCTGCCGCTCGACGGGCTGCAGGTGAGCCGGTCGCTGCGACGCTCGCTCCGTCGCTACACCGTCACCGTGGACACCGCTTTCGCCGACGTCGTGGCCGCCTGCGCGGACCCGCGCCGGGACGGCGCCTGGATCGACGACGAGATCCGGGCCGGCTACCAGCGGCTGCACGAGCTCGGATGGGCGCACTCGGTGGAGGCGTGGGAGGGGGGCGAGCTCGTCGGCGGGCTCTACGGAGTCGCCATCGGCGGGCTGTTCGCCGGGGAGTCGATGTTCCACCGGGCCGTCGACGCCTCGAAGGTGGCGTTGGTCTCGCTGGTGCGCATGCTCGGTGAGGACGGCGTCCCCCGGCTGCTCGACGTGCAGTGGAGCACTCCGCACCTGGCCTCCCTCGGGGTCGTCGAGGTCAGCCGGCGCCGCTACCTGCGGCTGCTGCGCGCCGCGCTCGAGCTGCCGCTCCCGACGGCCTTCGACGACGGGCGGCGCTGA
- a CDS encoding carbohydrate kinase family protein, translating into MRIAVTGSIATDHLMRFPGRFTDSLVAEKLDKISLSFLVDDLELRRGGVAANIAFSLGQLGVRPVLVGAVGADFGDYQQWLEAHGVDCGSVAYSTSRHTARFVCTTDADHNQIASFYPGAMSEARDIALRPVLDRTGGLDLVLISPNDPAAMVRHTRECRELGVPFAADPSQQLARMHRDEVRDLVDGAAYLFTNEYEAALIEQKTGWSADDLLDRVQTRVTTLGSLGVLVERKGEPSVRVGAATVTDEVDPTGVGDAFRAGFLAATSWGAPLERACQVGAIVAALVLETVGPQEYTLEPTAFLERLAGTYGDDAAADLREHVAALAG; encoded by the coding sequence GTGCGCATCGCCGTCACCGGCTCCATCGCGACAGACCACCTGATGCGGTTCCCCGGCCGGTTCACGGACTCCCTCGTGGCCGAGAAGCTGGACAAGATCTCGCTGTCCTTCCTGGTCGACGACCTGGAGCTGCGCCGTGGCGGCGTCGCCGCCAACATCGCCTTCAGCCTCGGCCAGCTGGGCGTGCGCCCGGTGCTCGTCGGCGCCGTCGGGGCGGACTTCGGTGACTACCAGCAGTGGCTGGAGGCGCACGGCGTCGACTGCGGCTCGGTGGCGTACTCGACGAGCCGCCACACCGCGCGCTTCGTCTGCACGACGGACGCCGACCACAACCAGATCGCCTCGTTCTACCCCGGGGCGATGTCCGAGGCGCGCGACATCGCGCTGCGGCCGGTGCTGGACCGGACCGGGGGGCTCGACCTGGTGCTGATCAGCCCGAACGACCCCGCGGCGATGGTCCGGCACACCCGCGAGTGCCGCGAGCTCGGCGTCCCGTTCGCGGCGGACCCCTCCCAGCAGCTGGCCCGGATGCACCGTGACGAGGTCCGCGACCTGGTCGACGGGGCCGCGTACCTCTTCACCAACGAGTACGAGGCCGCGCTCATCGAGCAGAAGACCGGCTGGTCGGCCGACGACCTGCTCGACCGGGTGCAGACCCGCGTGACCACGCTCGGCTCGCTCGGCGTGCTGGTGGAGCGCAAGGGCGAGCCCTCCGTGCGCGTCGGTGCCGCCACCGTGACCGACGAGGTCGACCCGACCGGGGTCGGCGACGCGTTCCGCGCCGGCTTCCTCGCGGCCACGAGCTGGGGCGCCCCGCTCGAGCGTGCGTGCCAGGTCGGTGCCATCGTCGCCGCGCTCGTCCTGGAGACGGTGGGGCCGCAGGAGTACACCCTCGAGCCCACCGCCTTCCTCGAGCGGCTGGCGGGCACCTACGGCGATGACGCGGCCGCGGACCTGCGCGAGCACGTCGCCGCGCTCGCGGGCTAG
- a CDS encoding DUF4115 domain-containing protein → MLALVAGAVAAAGGFPGDGQESDAAPVGAPGTGAASPSASRSPSASASRSSSASASRSPSASPAPSSTASPTDSSPTAPTGTPRPAATGAPRPTGTARAPAPAGPGATAAPAADAPGLVLTATGTCWYRIRGDGVIVGEGTLRKGQTRRYDGAREYDIILGNAGGVQYSVAGSPARYRGEYGTPLRFTVVDRRVPAPAD, encoded by the coding sequence GTGCTGGCGCTCGTCGCCGGCGCGGTGGCTGCTGCGGGCGGGTTCCCCGGGGACGGGCAGGAGTCCGACGCCGCCCCCGTCGGCGCACCCGGGACCGGCGCCGCGTCGCCCAGCGCGAGCCGGTCGCCGTCGGCCAGCGCGAGCCGGTCGTCGTCGGCCAGCGCGAGCCGGTCGCCGTCGGCGTCGCCCGCCCCCAGCTCGACGGCCAGCCCCACGGACAGCTCGCCCACGGCGCCGACGGGGACGCCGCGCCCCGCGGCCACGGGGGCTCCCCGGCCCACCGGCACGGCACGCGCTCCCGCCCCGGCCGGGCCAGGGGCGACGGCGGCACCGGCGGCCGACGCCCCGGGCCTCGTCCTCACGGCGACCGGGACGTGCTGGTACCGCATCCGCGGCGACGGCGTCATCGTCGGGGAGGGCACGCTGCGCAAGGGCCAGACCCGGCGCTACGACGGCGCCCGCGAGTACGACATCATCCTGGGCAACGCCGGCGGCGTGCAGTACTCCGTCGCCGGGTCCCCGGCACGCTACCGCGGCGAGTACGGCACCCCGCTCCGCTTCACCGTCGTCGACCGGCGCGTTCCCGCGCCCGCCGACTGA
- the erpA gene encoding iron-sulfur cluster insertion protein ErpA has translation MTVSDQTLAGTEVADGIVLTDVAASKVRSLLEQEGRTDLQLRVAVQPGGCSGLRYQLFFDERSLDGDVVRKFDGVGVVVDRMSAPYLTGAVIDFTDTIEKQGFTIDNPNAQNSCACGDSFH, from the coding sequence ATGACTGTTTCGGACCAGACCCTCGCCGGCACCGAGGTCGCGGACGGCATCGTCCTCACGGACGTCGCGGCCAGCAAGGTCCGTAGCCTGCTGGAGCAGGAGGGCCGCACGGACCTTCAGCTGCGTGTCGCGGTGCAGCCCGGTGGCTGCTCCGGGCTGCGCTACCAGCTCTTCTTCGACGAGCGCTCGCTCGACGGCGACGTCGTCAGGAAGTTCGACGGGGTCGGTGTCGTGGTCGACCGCATGAGCGCGCCCTACCTCACCGGCGCGGTGATCGACTTCACCGACACGATCGAGAAGCAGGGCTTCACGATCGACAACCCCAACGCGCAGAACTCCTGCGCCTGCGGGGACTCGTTCCACTGA
- the nadA gene encoding quinolinate synthase NadA has product MTPSPLALLLLGRDRDLSSERGVDCPGDLPAPSDPGLAERARRARAALGDRAFVLGHHYQRDEVIEFADVTGDSFKLAQQAAARPEAEFVLFCGVHFMAESADILTSAEQQVVLPDLAAGCSMADMAALGQVEDAWEVLREAGLAASTVPVAYMNSSAAIKAFTGRNGGTICTSSNADRSLRWAFERGERVLFLPDQHLGRNTAVLQLGLSLEDCVVYNPHKPGGGVTLEQLRAAKMILWRGHCSVHGRFSRDNVDDVRARIPGVNVLVHPECRHDVVTAADSVGSTEHIIRTLEQAPAGSAWAVGTELNLVSRLAKAHPDKQVVFLDKTVCYCSTMNRIDLPHLVWALESLVAGRVVNRIVVDGDTAHWAKVALERMLALPGSGTTRG; this is encoded by the coding sequence GTGACCCCGTCGCCGCTGGCGCTGCTGCTGCTCGGTCGCGACAGGGACCTGTCCAGCGAGCGCGGCGTCGACTGCCCCGGCGACCTGCCGGCGCCGAGCGACCCGGGCCTGGCCGAGCGTGCCCGCCGGGCCCGCGCCGCGCTGGGGGATCGGGCGTTCGTGCTCGGCCACCACTACCAGCGCGACGAGGTCATCGAGTTCGCGGACGTCACCGGGGACTCCTTCAAGCTGGCGCAGCAGGCCGCGGCCCGGCCCGAGGCCGAGTTCGTCCTCTTCTGCGGCGTGCACTTCATGGCCGAGTCCGCGGACATCCTCACCTCTGCCGAGCAGCAGGTTGTGCTCCCTGACCTCGCCGCGGGCTGCTCGATGGCTGACATGGCGGCTCTCGGCCAGGTCGAGGACGCCTGGGAGGTGCTCCGCGAGGCCGGGCTGGCCGCGTCGACCGTGCCCGTGGCGTACATGAACTCCAGCGCCGCGATCAAGGCGTTCACCGGGCGCAACGGCGGCACCATCTGCACCTCCTCCAACGCCGACCGGTCCCTGCGCTGGGCCTTCGAGCGCGGCGAGCGGGTGCTCTTCCTGCCCGACCAGCACCTCGGCCGCAACACCGCCGTCCTCCAGCTCGGCCTCTCGCTCGAGGACTGCGTGGTCTACAACCCGCACAAGCCCGGCGGCGGGGTCACCCTCGAGCAGCTGCGCGCGGCGAAGATGATCCTCTGGCGCGGCCACTGCTCGGTGCACGGCCGGTTCTCCAGGGACAACGTCGACGACGTGCGTGCCCGCATCCCCGGGGTCAACGTCCTTGTCCACCCGGAGTGCCGCCACGACGTCGTCACCGCCGCGGACTCGGTCGGCTCGACCGAGCACATCATCCGCACCCTGGAGCAGGCGCCGGCGGGCTCGGCGTGGGCCGTCGGCACCGAGCTCAACCTGGTGTCCCGGCTGGCCAAGGCCCACCCGGACAAGCAGGTCGTGTTCCTCGACAAGACCGTCTGCTACTGCTCGACCATGAACCGCATCGACCTGCCCCACCTGGTCTGGGCGCTGGAGTCGCTCGTCGCGGGGCGTGTGGTCAACCGGATCGTCGTCGACGGGGACACCGCGCACTGGGCCAAGGTCGCGCTGGAGCGGATGCTCGCGCTTCCCGGCAGCGGCACGACGCGCGGGTGA